A single window of Paenibacillus sp. SYP-B4298 DNA harbors:
- a CDS encoding sensor histidine kinase yields MSFFVYGQLYSGQLRNYMLDNMIANGKTIVQSYKQATPSNREDLVQGLTAFPIYSYRLYDKEGRTLHSPAGVEGKTAYEIESGALLQVIKGAVYRNEERHGFGHMMVGLPFIVEGQPYALFVEADFGEFKQFLSQLFRNQLFIVMLFGGLFILISARYIVRPIQKLTRATRKMAKGEFDLRLSTRRKDEIGQLTESFNHMAHELGMLERSRRQFVSDVSHELQSPLTSIQGFTQALKHKKLDEESRLRLLDIIEQESKRLSRLTEDLLQLSSLDYEQTVNHPVTYRLDEQIRNIIIALEPQWAAKQLELQLDLPELVITADEGKLIHLWMNLLTNSIKFTGYHGSIHISGRQNDEWLEIEITDNGQGMPEDELENIFQPFYKVDKQRDRTVGGNGIGLSIVKRIIALHNGKIRVVSKLGEGTTMRVSLPASP; encoded by the coding sequence TTGAGCTTTTTTGTATACGGACAGTTGTACAGCGGACAGTTGAGAAACTATATGCTAGATAACATGATTGCTAATGGGAAAACGATTGTGCAGTCTTACAAGCAGGCTACGCCCTCCAATCGCGAGGATCTGGTTCAAGGCTTGACCGCTTTTCCGATTTATTCGTACCGGTTGTATGACAAGGAAGGCAGAACGTTACACAGCCCGGCTGGAGTTGAGGGCAAGACGGCCTACGAGATTGAATCGGGGGCGCTGCTTCAGGTCATCAAGGGGGCGGTATACCGCAATGAGGAAAGGCATGGCTTCGGGCATATGATGGTGGGGTTGCCGTTTATAGTTGAAGGACAGCCCTATGCGCTGTTTGTTGAAGCAGACTTCGGGGAATTCAAGCAGTTTTTGTCCCAGTTGTTTCGCAACCAGTTGTTCATTGTCATGCTGTTCGGAGGTCTGTTTATTTTAATCTCAGCCCGTTATATTGTACGGCCGATCCAGAAGCTGACCAGAGCTACCCGCAAGATGGCCAAAGGCGAGTTCGATCTGCGTCTGAGCACGCGGCGCAAGGATGAGATCGGACAATTGACGGAGAGCTTCAACCACATGGCTCACGAGCTGGGCATGCTGGAGAGATCAAGAAGACAGTTCGTCTCGGATGTCTCTCATGAGCTGCAGTCTCCGTTGACCTCCATTCAAGGCTTTACTCAAGCATTGAAGCATAAAAAGCTGGATGAAGAGAGCCGGCTCCGGCTGCTCGATATTATTGAACAGGAGAGCAAGCGGCTGTCGCGGCTGACCGAGGATCTGCTGCAGCTATCCTCGCTCGATTACGAGCAGACGGTGAACCATCCCGTTACCTATCGGCTGGATGAGCAGATTCGCAACATCATCATCGCACTGGAGCCGCAGTGGGCTGCCAAGCAGCTTGAGCTGCAACTGGACTTGCCGGAGCTGGTCATCACGGCAGATGAGGGGAAGCTTATTCATCTATGGATGAATCTGCTGACGAACAGTATCAAATTCACCGGCTATCACGGCTCCATTCACATTAGCGGGCGCCAAAATGATGAATGGCTTGAGATTGAGATTACAGACAACGGTCAGGGCATGCCAGAGGACGAGCTGGAGAACATCTTCCAGCCATTCTACAAGGTGGACAAACAAAGAGACCGGACGGTGGGGGGCAACGGCATCGGCCTATCAATTGTGAAGCGGATTATTGCGCTCCACAACGGCAAAATTCGGGTTGTCAGCAAGCTGGGCGAGGGCACGACGATGCGGGTATCGCTGCCCGCATCGCCATAA
- a CDS encoding heavy metal translocating P-type ATPase, translated as MNEYRIKGLSCAGCAQRIEDEIKELEHGSDTKLSYNSGKLTVHPDISMAAVRKILKSDGAYIVHPSRSGSSGHGHHDHHHSEHKHSHTNHDHSHGGHSHSHDDDHDHDHSHDANGKMLKLLITSAILYAGALLLDGTVKPQALILLYLAATIISGYTTFLRGLKNLLKLKFNIDTLMTIALIGAVAIGEWKEATLVAILFGLNELLEGYGMEKARRSMEALLEVAPKEALKLENGKERVVPIASLQAGDLVRIKPGTKIPSDGIITEGRSSVNEAAITGESLPVEKEPGASVFGGSINNEGLLLVQIEKAYQDSSLAKILHLVQEAQETKTPTELFINRFAKYYTPIIMAIAVLVTIVPPLLLGGEWMSWLYQGLSVLIVGCPCALILSSPIAIVSGITRAARNGILVKGGVFLEQLGKLDALAFDKTGTLTKGEPHVAELEAYDEQRFFRVAGAIERSSSHPLAKAIMKEVERRGISIPEPEEIETLAGSGIRARIEGRSYWLGNENSIRHIHMTDAVSGRISRLKSEGLTLVLVADEQQVLGVFGIADEIREESREVIQALHKLGIRRTVMLTGDHQQTAAKVAAAVGVSEYYGGLLPEDKVSQIRSLSQQGTVGMIGDGINDAPALASASLGIAMGKGTDSAIETADIVLMQDHLGKLPEAVSVAKQVNRIIRFNITVSIGLKAIALLLTIPGWLTLWIAILSDMGATVFVTLVSLTILIQRRQGSDSSPKVEKEIA; from the coding sequence ATGAATGAATATCGTATAAAGGGCTTATCCTGCGCGGGCTGTGCCCAGCGTATCGAGGATGAGATCAAGGAGCTGGAGCATGGCTCCGATACGAAGCTAAGCTACAATTCCGGGAAATTGACCGTCCATCCGGACATCTCTATGGCAGCGGTCAGGAAGATTCTGAAGTCGGACGGCGCCTATATCGTCCATCCATCGCGATCGGGCAGCTCTGGTCATGGTCATCATGACCATCATCACAGTGAGCACAAGCACAGCCATACGAACCATGATCATAGCCACGGCGGGCACAGTCATAGCCATGATGATGACCACGACCATGACCACAGTCATGATGCGAACGGCAAAATGCTGAAGCTGCTGATCACCTCAGCCATTCTGTATGCGGGGGCACTGCTGCTGGATGGCACTGTGAAGCCGCAGGCGCTCATTTTGCTCTATCTGGCAGCAACGATTATTAGTGGGTACACCACTTTTCTGCGCGGCCTGAAAAATCTGCTCAAGCTCAAATTCAACATCGATACGCTGATGACGATTGCACTCATCGGAGCCGTCGCTATCGGCGAATGGAAGGAAGCCACACTCGTCGCCATCCTGTTCGGACTTAACGAGCTGCTGGAGGGCTACGGCATGGAGAAGGCACGCCGCTCGATGGAGGCGCTGCTGGAGGTTGCCCCGAAGGAAGCGCTCAAGCTGGAGAATGGGAAGGAGAGGGTCGTTCCTATTGCCTCCCTGCAGGCTGGCGATCTGGTTCGCATCAAGCCGGGGACCAAGATTCCATCCGATGGCATCATTACCGAAGGGCGCAGCTCCGTGAATGAAGCCGCCATTACCGGGGAATCACTGCCGGTCGAGAAAGAGCCGGGCGCATCGGTATTTGGCGGGAGCATCAACAACGAAGGGCTGTTGCTTGTCCAGATCGAGAAGGCTTATCAGGACTCATCGCTGGCGAAGATTCTCCATCTCGTTCAAGAGGCTCAGGAGACGAAGACGCCAACCGAGCTGTTCATTAATCGGTTCGCCAAATATTACACCCCCATTATTATGGCTATCGCTGTGCTCGTGACCATCGTGCCGCCGCTGCTTCTGGGCGGAGAATGGATGAGCTGGCTGTACCAAGGATTATCCGTCCTGATTGTTGGCTGTCCGTGTGCGCTTATCTTGTCTTCACCGATTGCGATTGTATCCGGCATTACCCGGGCCGCCCGTAATGGCATACTGGTCAAGGGCGGCGTATTTCTGGAGCAGCTTGGCAAGCTGGATGCGCTGGCCTTCGACAAGACGGGCACATTGACCAAGGGCGAGCCGCATGTCGCTGAGCTCGAGGCTTACGACGAGCAGCGCTTCTTCCGGGTCGCGGGCGCGATCGAGAGGTCATCCTCTCATCCATTGGCGAAGGCTATTATGAAGGAGGTAGAGCGGCGCGGCATCTCGATCCCCGAGCCGGAGGAGATCGAAACCTTGGCAGGTAGCGGCATCAGGGCTCGCATCGAAGGTCGCAGCTACTGGCTCGGCAATGAGAACAGTATTCGCCATATCCATATGACGGATGCGGTCAGCGGACGGATTAGCCGCTTGAAGAGCGAGGGCCTGACACTCGTGCTCGTAGCCGATGAGCAGCAGGTGCTCGGCGTATTCGGCATCGCTGACGAGATTCGCGAGGAGAGCCGCGAGGTCATCCAGGCACTACACAAGCTGGGTATCCGCCGTACCGTCATGCTGACGGGCGACCATCAGCAGACGGCCGCCAAGGTCGCGGCTGCAGTCGGCGTCTCCGAATATTACGGCGGATTGCTGCCAGAGGATAAGGTGAGCCAGATCCGCTCCCTCTCCCAACAAGGCACAGTCGGCATGATCGGCGACGGCATTAATGACGCTCCTGCACTCGCCTCGGCAAGCCTCGGCATCGCTATGGGCAAGGGTACAGACAGCGCCATCGAGACGGCGGACATCGTGCTGATGCAGGATCATCTCGGCAAGCTGCCTGAGGCGGTCTCTGTCGCCAAGCAGGTCAATCGGATCATCCGCTTCAACATTACCGTCTCGATCGGTCTGAAGGCGATCGCGCTGTTGCTGACCATCCCCGGCTGGCTCACACTCTGGATCGCAATACTGTCCGACATGGGCGCGACAGTCTTCGTCACGCTGGTCAGCCTCACCATTCTGATACAGCGCCGCCAGGGCAGCGACTCGTCCCCAAAGGTAGAGAAAGAGATTGCATAA
- a CDS encoding DsbA family protein, whose amino-acid sequence MSNKNKKSRSLVVYTLIIVLLFGALFALNTVSKNKEGENKTAAESPSVSGQPIIGNQDAKVSVVEFGDYKCPSCKSWEQQIWPQLKKDYVDTGIATYSFINTLFHGEESQLAAEASEAIWKSNPEQFWNFHTALFAKQPDVNHDSTWVTADSLLEVARASVPGLDEEAFKQQSKSDEVAAKIAEDNQLVTKFNIRQTPTIMVNNIVIANPFDYEAIKQAIEQEAK is encoded by the coding sequence ATGAGTAACAAGAATAAGAAATCGCGCAGTCTTGTAGTGTATACCTTAATCATTGTTCTGTTGTTTGGAGCGCTGTTTGCGCTGAATACTGTCAGCAAGAATAAGGAAGGCGAGAACAAAACGGCAGCCGAGTCGCCTTCGGTTAGTGGCCAGCCGATCATTGGCAATCAGGATGCCAAGGTATCGGTAGTTGAGTTCGGGGATTATAAATGTCCAAGCTGTAAGTCATGGGAGCAGCAAATCTGGCCGCAATTGAAGAAGGATTATGTCGATACAGGCATTGCAACCTATTCATTCATCAATACGCTGTTCCATGGAGAGGAATCTCAGCTTGCGGCGGAGGCGAGTGAAGCCATCTGGAAGAGCAACCCGGAGCAGTTCTGGAATTTCCATACCGCACTATTCGCCAAGCAACCGGATGTGAATCATGATTCGACGTGGGTGACGGCGGACTCGCTGCTTGAGGTGGCACGCGCGTCGGTGCCGGGTCTGGACGAGGAAGCGTTCAAGCAGCAGAGCAAATCGGACGAGGTGGCTGCAAAAATCGCAGAGGACAATCAATTGGTGACGAAGTTCAACATTCGACAGACACCTACCATTATGGTGAATAATATTGTCATTGCGAATCCGTTCGATTATGAGGCGATCAAGCAGGCGATCGAGCAGGAAGCCAAGTAA
- a CDS encoding disulfide oxidoreductase: protein MRTLRQYSLYLAWLVALVATFGSLYFSEILGFIPCEYCWYQRILMYPLSIILGIAAFFDEHTVRKYVLPLSIIGMCVSTFHYMLQKIPGLAEIKPCTQGVPCSAQYINWLGFITIPFLALIAFTLITLILVLTRK from the coding sequence ATGAGAACACTCAGGCAATACAGCTTGTATCTGGCTTGGCTGGTCGCGTTGGTCGCGACTTTTGGAAGTCTGTATTTTAGTGAGATATTGGGCTTCATACCATGCGAATATTGCTGGTACCAACGCATTTTAATGTATCCGCTCAGTATTATTCTTGGCATTGCGGCCTTCTTTGACGAGCATACCGTTCGGAAATACGTGCTGCCGCTTTCGATTATAGGCATGTGCGTATCGACCTTCCATTACATGCTGCAGAAGATTCCCGGCCTGGCGGAGATCAAGCCTTGTACGCAAGGGGTACCGTGCAGCGCCCAGTATATTAACTGGCTTGGGTTCATAACCATTCCGTTTCTGGCGCTGATTGCTTTTACCTTGATTACACTGATTCTCGTTCTGACGAGAAAATAG